The proteins below come from a single Ictidomys tridecemlineatus isolate mIctTri1 chromosome 8, mIctTri1.hap1, whole genome shotgun sequence genomic window:
- the Enpp5 gene encoding ectonucleotide pyrophosphatase/phosphodiesterase family member 5, with translation MKMTSKLLSASFALAALTLSTTFSLQPDQQKVLLVSFDGFRWDYLFKVPTPHFHYIMKYGVHVKQVTNIFITKTYPNHYTLVTGLFAENHGIVANDMFDPILNKSFSLDHMNIYDPKFWEEATPIWITNQRAGHASGAAMWPGADVKIHKSFPTYYMPYNESISFEERVAKIIEWFTSKEPINLGLLYWEDPDDMGHHLGPDSPLMGPVISDIDHKLGYLIQMLKKAKLWNVVNLIITSDHGMTQCSKERVIELDQYLDKDQYTLVDQSPVAAILPKEGKFNEVYETLAHAHPNLTVYKKEEIPERWHYKYNDRIQPIIAVADEGWYILQNKSDDFLLGNHGYDNALAEMHPIFLAHGPAFRKNFTKEAMNSTDLYPLLCHLLNITAMPHNGSLRNVQDLLNSASPKAIPYTQSTTLLFGNDQLGEYEQEESYPYFIGVSLGSMIVIVFFVIFIKHLIHSQVPALQDMQAEIAQPLLQA, from the exons ATGAAAATGACTTCAAAGCTTCTCTCAGCATCTTTTGCACTCGCTGCACTAACTCTTTCAACTACATTTTCTCTCCAACCAGACCAGCAAAAGGTCTTGCTAGTTTCATTTGATGGATTCCGTTGGGATTACTTATTTAAAGTTCCAACACcccattttcattatattatgaAATACGGTGTTCATGTGAAGCAagttactaatatttttattacaaagacCTACCCTAACCATTATACTTTGGTCACTGGCCTCTTTGCAGAGAATCATGGAATTGTTGCAAATGACATGTTTGATCCTATTCTGAACAAATCTTTCTCCTTGGATCACATGAATATCTATGATCCCAAGTTTTGGGAAGAAGCAACACCAATATGGATCACAAATCAGAGGGCAGGACATGCTAGTGGTGCAGCCATGTGGCCTGGAGCAGATGTAAAGATCCATAAGAGCTTTCCAACTTACTACATGCCTTACAATGAGTCCATCTCATTTGAAGAGAGAGTTGCCAAAATTATTGAATGGTTTACATCAAAAGAGCCCATAAATCTTGGTCTTCTCTATTGGGAAGACCCAGATGACATGGGCCACCATTTGGGACCTGACAGTCCACTCATGGGGCCTGTCATTTCAGATATTGACCACAAGTTAGGATATCTCATACAGATGCTTAAAAAGGCAAAGTTGTGGAATGTTGTGAACCTAATCATCACAAGTGATCATGGAATGACCCAGTGTTCTAAGGAAAGGGTAATAGAACTTGACCAGTATCTGGATAAAGATCAGTATACCCTGGTTGACCAATCTCCAGTAGCTGCCATCTTGCCAAAAGAAG GTAAATTTAATGAAGTCTACGAAACACTGGCTCATGCTCATCCGAATCTTACTGTTTACAAAAAAGAGGAGATTCCAGAGAGATGGCACTACAAATACAACGATCGAATTCAACCAATCATAGCAGTGGCTGACGAAGGGTGGTATATTTTACAGAATAAGTCAGATGACTTTCTGT TAGGCAACCATGGTTATGATAATGCATTAGCAGAAATGCATCCAATATTTTTAGCCCACGGTCCTGCCTTCAGAAAGAATTTCACAAAAGAAGCCATGAACTCCACAGATCTGTACCCACTGCTGTGCCATCTCCTCAATATCACCGCTATGCCACACAATGGATCATTAAGGAATGTCCAGGATCTGCTCAATTCAGCATCTCCAAAAGCAATTCCTTATACACAGAGTACCACACTCCTCTTTGGTAATGACCAACTAGGAGAATATGAGCAAGAGGAGTCATACCCTTATTTCATAGGGGTATCTCTTGGCAGCATGATAGTGAttgtattttttgtaattttcattaaacatttaattcATAGTCAAGTACCTGCCTTACAAGATATGCAGGCTGAAATTGCTCAACCATTATTACAAGCTTAA
- the Enpp4 gene encoding bis(5'-adenosyl)-triphosphatase ENPP4 isoform X1 yields the protein MKLLVILLFSGLMTGCRGNSSYSLPPKLLLVSFDGFRADYLQNYEFPHLQNFIKEGVLVEHVKNVFITKTFPNHYSIVTGLYEESHGIVANSMYDAVTKKHFSDSNDKDPFWWNEAVPIWVTNQLQENRSSAAAMWPGTDVLIHNTTPSYFMNYSISVSFEERVNNITTWLSNSNPPVTFATLYWEEPDASGHKYGPEDKENMRRVLKEIDDLIGYLVQKLKMLGLWENLNVIITSDHGMTQCSENRWINLDLCIDRSNYSLIDLSPVAAVLPKINITEVYEKLKNCSPHMNVYLKKDIPDRYYYQHNDRIQPIILVADEGWTIVLNKSSSKLGDHGYDNSLPSMHPFLAAHGPAFHKGYKYSTINIVDIYPMMCHILGLKPHPNNGTFSHTKCLLVDQWCINLPEAIGIVIGALLALTTLTCLIIIMQNRLSVPHPFSRLQLQEDDDDPLIG from the exons ATGAAGTTATTAGTAATACTTTTGTTTTCTGGACTTATGACTGGTTGTAGAGGTAACTCTTCATATAGTTTGCCACCCAAGTTACTGCTGGTGTCTTTTGATGGCTTTAGAGCTGACTATCTGCAGAACTATGAATTTCCTCATCTCCAGAATTTTATCAAAGAAGGTGTCTTGGTAGAacatgttaaaaatgtttttattacaaaaacaTTTCCAAACCACTATAGCATTGTGACAGGCTTATATGAGGAAAGCCATGGCATTGTAGCCAATTCCATGTATGATGCAGTcacaaagaaacatttttctgaTTCTAATGACAAGGATCCTTTTTGGTGGAATGAGGCAGTACCTATTTGGGTGACTAATCAGCTTCAGGAAAACAGATCAAGTGCTGCTGCTATGTGGCCTGGTACTGATGTACTCATTCACAATACCACACCTTCCTATTTTATGAATTATAGCATCTCAGTGTCATTTGAGGAGAGAGTAAATAACATTACGACGTGGCTCAGCAATTCGAACCCACCAGTCACCTTTGCAACACTCTATTGGGAAGAACCAGATGCAAGTGGCCACAAATATGGAccagaagataaagaaaacatgcgCAGGGTATTGAAAGAAATAGATGACCTCATTGGTTACCTAGTCCAAAAGCTCAAGATGTTAGGATTGTGGGAAAATCTTAATGTGATTATTACAAGCGATCATGGGATGACTCAGTGTTCTGAGAACAGATGGATAAACTTGGATCTCTGCATTGATCGTTCGAACTACAGTCTTATAGATTTGAGCCCAGTTGCTGCAGTGCTCCCCAAAATAA ataTAACAGAGGTTTATGAGAAACTGAAAAACTGTAGCCCTCACATGAATGTTTATCTCAAAAAAGACATTCCTGACAGATATTATTACCAACATAATGATCGAATTCAGCCAATTATATTGGTTGCTGATGAAGGCTGGACAATTGTACTAAATAAATCATCATCAAAAT tagGTGACCATGGTTATGATAATTCTTTGCCCAGTATGCATCCGTTCCTAGCTGCCCACGGCCCTGCATTTCACAAAGGCTACAAGTATAGCACCATTAATATTGTGGATATTTATCCAATGATGTGTCACATCCTGGGATTAAAACCACATCCTAATAATGGAACCTTTAGTCATACCAAGTGCTTGTTGGTTGACCAGTGGTGCATTAATCTCCCAGAAGCCATTGGAATTGTTATTGGTGCACTCTTGGCATTAACCACTCTAACATGCCTCATAATAATTATGCAGAACAGACTATCTGTACCCCATCCATTTTCCCGACTTCAACTacaagaagatgatgatgatccTTTAATTGGGTAA
- the Enpp4 gene encoding bis(5'-adenosyl)-triphosphatase ENPP4 isoform X2, translating into MRRVLKEIDDLIGYLVQKLKMLGLWENLNVIITSDHGMTQCSENRWINLDLCIDRSNYSLIDLSPVAAVLPKINITEVYEKLKNCSPHMNVYLKKDIPDRYYYQHNDRIQPIILVADEGWTIVLNKSSSKLGDHGYDNSLPSMHPFLAAHGPAFHKGYKYSTINIVDIYPMMCHILGLKPHPNNGTFSHTKCLLVDQWCINLPEAIGIVIGALLALTTLTCLIIIMQNRLSVPHPFSRLQLQEDDDDPLIG; encoded by the exons atgcgCAGGGTATTGAAAGAAATAGATGACCTCATTGGTTACCTAGTCCAAAAGCTCAAGATGTTAGGATTGTGGGAAAATCTTAATGTGATTATTACAAGCGATCATGGGATGACTCAGTGTTCTGAGAACAGATGGATAAACTTGGATCTCTGCATTGATCGTTCGAACTACAGTCTTATAGATTTGAGCCCAGTTGCTGCAGTGCTCCCCAAAATAA ataTAACAGAGGTTTATGAGAAACTGAAAAACTGTAGCCCTCACATGAATGTTTATCTCAAAAAAGACATTCCTGACAGATATTATTACCAACATAATGATCGAATTCAGCCAATTATATTGGTTGCTGATGAAGGCTGGACAATTGTACTAAATAAATCATCATCAAAAT tagGTGACCATGGTTATGATAATTCTTTGCCCAGTATGCATCCGTTCCTAGCTGCCCACGGCCCTGCATTTCACAAAGGCTACAAGTATAGCACCATTAATATTGTGGATATTTATCCAATGATGTGTCACATCCTGGGATTAAAACCACATCCTAATAATGGAACCTTTAGTCATACCAAGTGCTTGTTGGTTGACCAGTGGTGCATTAATCTCCCAGAAGCCATTGGAATTGTTATTGGTGCACTCTTGGCATTAACCACTCTAACATGCCTCATAATAATTATGCAGAACAGACTATCTGTACCCCATCCATTTTCCCGACTTCAACTacaagaagatgatgatgatccTTTAATTGGGTAA